Within Deltaproteobacteria bacterium, the genomic segment CGTCGGGCTCGGCGATCTCCGCCAGGCGCCAGATCTCTCCCGGGCCGTTCATGCCGAGCTCGACGACGGCGACGGCGTCGTCGTCGGCCAGGCGGAGGAGCGTGAGAGGCAGGCCGACCAGGTTGTTCTGCGTCCCCGTCGTCCGCAGGACCCGGCCGGCGCCGAGCGCGCGCTCGAGGATCGCGGCCAGCATCTCCTTGGTGGTCGTCTTGCCGTTGCTGCCCGTGATCGCGACGACGCGGGGCCGGCGCCGGCGGCGGTGGAAAGCCGCGAGGTTGCCCAGGGCCGCGAGCGTGTCGCGCACCAGGATGACGCCACAACCCGCCGAATCCCCGAGCGGCCGCTCGACCACGACGGCGCCGGCACCGCGCCGGGCGGCGTCGCCGGCGAAGCCGTGGCCGTCGTGCGTGTCCCCCCGGATGGCGACGAAGAGCTCACCCGCGGCGAGGGCCCGGCTGTCGGTCGTGACGCCGGGGAAGCGGGTCACGTGCCCGAGCCTCGCGAGCGTCCCGCCGGTGGCGGCGAGGACCTCCTCGAGCGTGAAGGCGGCGCCGGCGGCGGGTCGCTCCTTCTCCTCGGACGTGATCACCGCCCCCCCGCGTCCTGGCTCGCGAGGGCGCGGCGCACCTCCTCGCGGTCGTCCAGATGGCGCTTCTCGTAACCCACGATCTGGTAGTCCTCGTGCCCCTTGCCGGCCACCAGCACAAGGTCGCCCGGCCGGGCGAGGCGGATGGCGAGTGCGATCGCCGCCCGCCGGTCGGCCTCCACCAGGTAGCCCCGGCCGCCCGGTGCCGGCTTGCCGAGAGTCGGCATGCCCGCCCGACCGACCCCGGCCTCGATCGCCTCGAGGATGCGCAGCGGATCCTCGGTGCGCGGGTTGTCCGAGGTGAGGATCACGACGTCGCTCAGACGGGCCGCCGCCTCGCCCATCATCGGCCGCTTGCCCGGGTCGCGATCGCCGCCGCAGCCGAAGACGACGACGAGCCGGCCAGGGGTCAGCGGCCGCAGGACGGTGAGCACCCGGGCGAGCGCGTCGGGCGTGTGAGCGTAGTCGACCATGACCGTGAAGCCGGGTCCATCGAAGCGCTCGAGGCGGCCGGGCGGCGGCGCCACCGCCGCAAGCCCCGCCGCGATCGCCTCCGACGGCACGCCCAGCGCCCAGGCCGCCGCCGCCGCACCCAGGATGTTCTCCACCTGCGGGGCGCCGACCAGGCGGGTGCGGAAGGGGAGTCGCCGGCCGCCGAGGAACAGCATGCCCCGCGTCCCCGCCAGCGTCGTCTCGATGTCGAGCGGTCGTACGTCCGCATCCTCGGCGCGGCCGACCCGCACACAGCGCGTCTGCACCTCGTCGGCGAGCCGCGCGCCGGCCGGATCGTCGACGTTCACCACCGCCGCCGGATCGGGTTTCCCGCCCGCGGCGAGATGCTCGAGGAAGAGGCCGGCCTTGGCGCGGTAATAACGATCCAGGTCGCCATGAAAATCCAGATGGTCGCGCGTCAAGTTGGTGAACACGGCGGCGTCGAACCGGCAGCCGACGACGCGCTCCTGCGCGAGCGCGTGGGACGACACCTCCATGGCCACCTGCGTCGTCCCGGCACGCCGCATCTCGGCGAGCAGCCCCTGGAGCACCGGCGCCTCGGGCGTGGTGAGCGGCGCCGGCCGATCGAGGCCCGCAAAACGGTAGCCGACGGTGCCGATGACGCCGGCGCGGAGGCCGGCGGCCAGCCAGATCGCCTCGAGGATGAAGGTCGTGCTCGTCTTGCCGTTGGTGCCGGTGACCCCGACCAGCGTGAGCCCGGCACTCGGCTCCCCCGCCAGACGGGCGGCCGCGTGCGCGAGCACGCGGCGAACCGCGGCCACCGAAACCACCGGGACGCCGCCCTTCGCCGCCACCTCGCCCTCGGCGACGATCACGCGCGCCCCGCGGGCCACCGCCTCGGCCACGTGGCGGCGCCCGTCCGTGCGCAGCCCGGGGAGCGCGAAGAACGCCTCGCCGGGACGGACCGCCCGCGAGTCCGTGGCGATACCGGTCACCTCCACGTCCCTCACGGTCTCGCCGAGACCGTCGATGAGCGCGCCGAGCCGCATCAGGGCGACGCGATCGCCTCGACCGGGCTCAGGCGAAGCGCCAGGCGCCGCGCGGCCAC encodes:
- a CDS encoding UDP-N-acetylmuramoyl-L-alanyl-D-glutamate--2,6-diaminopimelate ligase, whose translation is MRLGALIDGLGETVRDVEVTGIATDSRAVRPGEAFFALPGLRTDGRRHVAEAVARGARVIVAEGEVAAKGGVPVVSVAAVRRVLAHAAARLAGEPSAGLTLVGVTGTNGKTSTTFILEAIWLAAGLRAGVIGTVGYRFAGLDRPAPLTTPEAPVLQGLLAEMRRAGTTQVAMEVSSHALAQERVVGCRFDAAVFTNLTRDHLDFHGDLDRYYRAKAGLFLEHLAAGGKPDPAAVVNVDDPAGARLADEVQTRCVRVGRAEDADVRPLDIETTLAGTRGMLFLGGRRLPFRTRLVGAPQVENILGAAAAAWALGVPSEAIAAGLAAVAPPPGRLERFDGPGFTVMVDYAHTPDALARVLTVLRPLTPGRLVVVFGCGGDRDPGKRPMMGEAAARLSDVVILTSDNPRTEDPLRILEAIEAGVGRAGMPTLGKPAPGGRGYLVEADRRAAIALAIRLARPGDLVLVAGKGHEDYQIVGYEKRHLDDREEVRRALASQDAGGR